A single genomic interval of Bos taurus isolate L1 Dominette 01449 registration number 42190680 breed Hereford chromosome 6, ARS-UCD2.0, whole genome shotgun sequence harbors:
- the LOC104968954 gene encoding basic salivary proline-rich protein 2-like gives MAAGLAGRRGPPATSAPGLGRGSRGGGPASRNFSRRAPPSAEIPSPPGAQRQAPPPAESLTPPSVSRQTPPPEGQLGPAHAEPQDPAPTESLTPPPAERPGPAPRGQFGPALAEPQDPAPMESLTRLPPKGQAPPHADSVVPPSPRGRPPPLRRAWPRLPPSRQAPPPRTRCSRLPPSRQALPRRQLGPAPEEIWGPPAGSAPARVLRPLHPRVLGLFQQPHRLVSRELSEKSGPDKKRGQRASISLLIEGKEVARDDPEC, from the coding sequence ATGGCTGCGGGCCTGGCCGGGAGGCGCGGACCGCCGGCAACTTCCGCGCCGGGTCTGGGCCGGGGGAGCAGGGGGGGCGGCCCAGCTTCCCGGAACTTTTCCCGGCGCGCCCCGCCCTCCGCGGAGATCCCGAGCCCGCCCGGCGCCCAGAGGCAGGCCCCGCCCCCCGCGGAGAGCCTGACCCCGCCCTCGGTGAGCCGCCAGACCCCGCCCCCCGAAGGACAGCTTGGTCCCGCCCATGCCGAGCCGCAAGACCCCGCCCCCACGGAGAGCCTGACCCCGCCTCCCGCCGAGCGGCCAGGCCCCGCCCCACGCGGACAGTTTGGTCCCGCCCTTGCCGAGCCGCAAGACCCCGCCCCCATGGAGAGCCTAACCCGCCTCCCGCCGAAAGGCCAGGCCCCGCCCCACGCGGACAGCGTGGTCCCGCCTTCGCCGAGAGGCAGACCCCCGCCCCTACGGAGAGCCTGGCCCCGCCTTCCTCCGAGCCGTCAGGCCCCGCCCCCACGGACAAGGTGCTCCCGCCTCCCGCCGAGCCGCCAGGCCCTGCCCCGCAGACAGCTTGGTCCCGCCCCCGAGGAGATCTGGGGCCCGCCTGCGGGGTCCGCACCCGCCCGGGTCCTGCGGCCGCTCCACCCGCGGGTTCTTGGCCTGTTTCAGCAGCCTCATCGCCTCGTGTCGCGGGAGCTTTCAGAGAAGTCAGGCCCGGACAAGAAGAGGGGTCAAAGGGCCTCTATTTCGCTACTGATAGAAGGGAAAGAAGTGGCCAGAGACGACCCCGAGTGTTAG